A single region of the Gorilla gorilla gorilla isolate KB3781 chromosome 1, NHGRI_mGorGor1-v2.1_pri, whole genome shotgun sequence genome encodes:
- the GLMN gene encoding glomulin isoform X7: MAVEELQSIIKRCQILEEQDFKEEDFGLFQLAGQKCIEEGHTDKLLEIIQNEKNKVIIKNMGWNLVGPVVRCLLCKDKEDSKRKVYFLIFDLLVKLCNPKELLLGLLELIEEPSGKQISQSILLLLQPLQTAYLMSDNLISVLVIQKLHNKAYSIGLALSTLWNQLSLLPVPYSKEQIQMDDYGLCQCCKALIEFTKPFVEEVIDNKENSLENEKLKDELLKFCFKSLKCPLLTAQFLEQSEEGGNDPFRYFASEIIRTLMTERSTVFPQAQLPCPAFLHPTLYRHNGFLSAIGHPFPKMIFNHGRKKRTWNYLEFEEEEHKQLADSMASLAYLVFVQGIHIDQLPMVLSPLYLLQFNMGHIEVFLQRTEESVISKGLELLENSLLRIEDNSLLYQYLEIKSFLTVPQGLVKVMTLCPIETLRKKSLAMLQLYINKLDSQGKYTLFRCLLNTSNHSGVEAFIIQNIKNQIDMSLKRTRNNKWFTGPQLISLLDLVLFLPEGAETDLLQNSDRIMASLNLLRYLVIKDNENDNQEEIILFYSFIGSLDLK; this comes from the exons ATGGCTGTAGAGGAACTTCAGTCTATAATAAAGAGATgt caaATCCTAGAAGAGCAAGACTTTAAAGAAGAGGATTTTGGCCTATTTCAGTTAGCTGGGCAAAAATGCATAGAAGAAGGGCACACAGACAAGCTATTAGAAattattcaaaatgaaaagaataag GTCATCATCAAGAATATGGGCTGGAATCTCGTTGGTCCTGTTGTTCGATGCCTTTTGTGTAAAGATAAAGAGGATagtaaaagaaaagtttattttttgatCTTTGATTTATTGGTAAAG ttatgcAATCCAAAGGAATTATTGTTGGGTTTGCTTGAACTGATTGAAGAGCCCTCTGGAAAACAGATATCCCAAAGTATTCTTCTTTTGCTTCAGCCATTACAAACAG CATACTTGATGAGCGACAACTTGATCTCTGTTTTAGTGATTCAGAAACTTCATAACAAGGCATATTCAATTGGATTAGCATTGTCTACCCTTTGGAATCAGCTATCTCTTCTTCCTGTTCCATActcaaaagaacaaatacaaatGGATGACTATGGCCTTTGTCAGTGTTGCAAGGCCTTAATAGAGTTCACTAAGCCTTTTGTGGAAGAAGTCATTGATAACAAAGAAAACTCACtggaaaatgaaaagttaaaggaTGAATTACTGAAATT TTGTTTCAAAAGCTTGAAATGCCCTTTGCTGACAGCACAATTCCTTGAACAGTCTGAAGAAGGTGGAAACGATCCTTTCAGGTATTTTGCATCAGAAATAATA AGAACCCTGATGACTGAGAGATCAACAGTGTTTCCTCAGGCCCAGCTGCCCTGCCCAGCGTTCCTGCATCCCACTCTCTACAGGCACAAT GGTTTTTTATCAGCAATTGGACACCCTTTccccaaaatgatttttaatcatggaaggaaaaagagaacttggaattatcttgaATTTGAAGAAGAAGAACATAAACAGTTAGCAGACTCAATGGCTTCTCTGGCATATCTAGTATTTGTACAGGGCATCCATATTGATCAGCTTCCAATGGTCTTAAG cCCATTGTACCTTTTGCAGTTTAATATGGGGCACATTGAAGTCTTTTTGCAAAG aaCAGAAGAGTCTGTTATCTCCAAAGGATTG GAGCTGCTGGAGAATAGTTTATTGAGAATAGAAGACAATAGTCTACTTTACCAGTACTTAGAAATCAAGAGTTTTCTTACTGTACCTcag ggCTTAGTGAAAGTAATGACACTTTGCCCCATTGAGACACTG AGGAAAAAGAGTTTAGCTATGCTTCAGCTGTATATTAACAAGTTGGATTCTCAaggcaaatatacattatttag GTGCTTATTGAATACAAGTAATCACTCAGGTGTGGAGGcttttattattcaaaatatcaaaaatcaaATTGACATGTCATTAAAG AGAACACGTAACAACAAATGGTTTACAGGACCACAGTTGATTTCCCTTCTTGATTTGGTACTTTTTCTCCCAGAGGGTGCAGAAACAGATTTACTGCAAAACTCAGATAG GATTATGGCttcattaaatttattgaggTATTTGGTTATCAAAGATAATGAAAATGACAATCAA